The genomic window TACTTCCTCTTTGTATCCTCCAACCTGTGTAAGGTCAAGCCACATTCACACACGCAGAATTGGGGCGCAAGTCAGGGCTCGACTGCCTGAGCTAAGAGTATCATAGAGATCTATGGCGCGTTGAGCTTGGGTTATTAGACCTGCAGTTGGGCCTAAACTTGAGCCTGTCCATTTTGCAGAAGTGAGCGTATTCTGTGCGCTTTAACCTTTTTGCAGTTAGGACATATCACTCTTTTAGCATACACAAGTAAAACCCTTATACACCCTTATATTTTGTGAAAATACTACCAGTTCTTTTACCAGTTATGGACGCCTTCATGCAACTTTGCATCAAAGcggaaaacttaaagggaaactgtaagcaggttagacaaatcaagtgtccttgctccccaaattattccatacacaTAGTCCATTAATAAAGCGTAGttttaacattacattacatcttccatatacttcaatacagtccatagacttctacatatactgcgccccctgctggacactccataggaattacacctgattcgtgacgtcacgatttttgagagaatttgaacaatccatgatctactaaattaagggaaatagccgtatatgtgcatttcccataattaatgtacatttccATTAAAAATAACATATTAGAAAATCCTTTTtagctgaacttctcctttaaccttcgTCCTCTGCGCCGTAGTTGTGAGATGGTCTGCCTGGTAAGGCTATTACGAGCAGTGGTCCagcccgctccattgataatcattagaaggggcgggccggaTCAGCATGCAGGgtctgtagccccgcccccagtgcgcaCAATGGCCTTACCGGGCAGAGCATGTCACAACAAACAGCACAAaaacagtgcagaggatgaaggtaagacacataccttccttctcggtGCCCCATGCgccatagggagatatcagcaggttagatttttcttCCCCTTTAATGGAAGCTGCCAACAGATAATTTTGCAAGATTTCCAATGTGGAGCAATTGCCTTcaaacctgtggctttccagctgttgggaaactacaactcccaggatgccaaTGTAGTGTAAAGGGACACAATCCATATCTTCACACTAGAGCAGTGGTCACACAAGAAAACTAAGCCCAATGCATTTTGCACACATCACATGTTCTTCCTGCCCATTGGCTGTccatgacacaaaaatgtgtcAGTGACCTGATCTCAAATGTAGGAAAATAGTGGTCATGCTCAGTGATCAGTCAGGACCTAAGCCTTCATTGCAGTATGCCCCCTGAGCTTCTGCTATTTAGCTCTGCTGTTTCCAAACTCTCCCCGCTGTCTGTGCAGCACAGGCACGGGTCCCTGCATCTGTACCCTCCTCTTCTTTCATCTCCAAGAATCCCTCCTTGATGTTGGAAATCCTAAAAATCTGGTGGTCGCAGAGATTGATGATTTGTACATTACTGAACTAAGCATGCCCAATTTAATGGTATTACCTGATTGGCCTCTGATCGGTCGTCTTCATCATAATACAATCCAGTCTACAGATTTCATTGAAAATTATGTTTGAATTACTTAAATTAACTTTATACTGTCCGGAGCGTCCTCTTTCTGATACAGTGCACCATCTTTGAATCCTGGCAGCTACCTCTAGGGATGGCCTACGAGCACACTGCATACTGTTTTATTATTGTGTTAGAATATAGAATAGTCTACAGTAAGCttctaagctccccctagtggtggctacagGTAGTCAGAGAtttaatatttaaagtgtcactgtagtttaaatttatttagcagaaatcaatagtacaggcgattttaagaaacttttgtaattgggtttattagctcaaaaatgcatttttatcatgaaaagcagtttgaagctctcccccctgttttcatggttctctatggagagaggaggggtggaggcagatgaggcaccaaaacaggacaacaaagagttacagctaaatcaccgggctatctcctcagcactgacttttctgacctctgaatactggctttcacacaggtcccactgtgtaatcctttgttctctgctgccgactaatctccctcctcccccctcccctctccatagattagacaggggcacgtctgatgcaacaagacgtgatttcctgataataagcagtggatgagagagaggaggggacctggggaaagtctttttgaatgcagataatggcagatttggctaataaacccaattacaaagtttcttaaaatctcctggactattgatttctgcaaaaaaacaatatggtagtgacactttaagctctgtATCAGAGAAATAGCGCTACACCCCTGTAACTACATAATGAAGGGGCTAAAACCTCTTGGGGTGACATTTATGGGGCGTTGCTGGTAGCGGAATCTTGAAATATTCCATAGGAATCAATCATAAAACTTCAGTCTGGTAGGGTTTTCTTGTACCACACACCAACCAGTGTCGGCAACAAAGGTGTCGCCTATTGTAACTATTCTCGCTGTTGTCCCATCGCAATTTGTTGTTGTCCGCCATTGTCTGTATATTTGCCTGTCCTTGTGCACCAGCATTGATAGATGTCACTGACGTGCCTGGTCTGTGTGCCACCCCCGCTCCTTAGATCTGTTTAGAGTCGTCCCTGATGTCCATTATAAGAGTCCTTTCTCCCACCAGCGTTTACGGTAACATTCACTATTGGGGGCTGTAGGGGGGCTTTAACTTGTCTGTGCTGGGTGTCCTACAGGTGACCGATACGACTCAGAACCTAGGTCTAAATGGGACGAAGAATGGGATAAAAGTAAGACAGGCTTCCCATTCAGCGATAAGTTAGGGGAGATAAGCGATAAGATCGGCAGCACCATAGACGACACCATCAACAAGTTCAGGAGGAAAGATCGAGAAGATTCTCCCGAGAGGGGCAGGTGAGTGATCCGCCGCTCGCTGTATACAATGCTTTTGTGGTGCGTCGTGTCTCCTATAGTAAATTATAAGGTAAGTTTATTACCGTACGCCTTCTAGACActgtggggggagatttatcaaacatggtgtaaaactggctcagttgcccctagcaaccaatcagattccacctttcattttctaaagagtctgtcaggaatgaaaggtggaatctgattggttgctaggggcaactgagccagttgtcCCCCGCTCCAGTTTCTGGTCTATGGGCCTCTTCCTGGTCTGATCAGGGACCTGGTTCGTGACATgtcagccctgctcagccagtcagcagccgtagtGGGGTCCAGCCTCGAccaccgactggctgagcagggctgacacgtcacaacctgggtctccgatcagaccaggaagcgactgGGGGACAGGAAACCAGAGCGAGGgacacataacttttcatatgttactgcccatggtgagactagcaattccttccatacttattatctattcggtctccttctcccagttctgagctgctgctttctgctgaagacacaaaaaactgtgtgagagctttcctgtccccctcccttctgagacagctgatgtaaacaagtccctgactggctttatctgcaacattgtagcttctttgtaatgctgagaggttTAATCTGAAGTCAaggtgctgatgaactcactgattatccctcctggcattacaaagaagctacagtgttgccgatacagcctgccagggacttatttacatcagccttCTTGGAAAGgatggggggaaggaggagacagggaaaagctcacacaaaTTTTTTCCTGTCTTGttactctcaccatgggcagcaacatgaaaagttatgtttgagtggaatacccctttaagtaaaatgagAAGATGGGAGGTGAATAGACTTATCCTAAACTTACAGGGTGGGTATAGACATTAAGTCTCACTAAAGACTGATTGCATGAACACCTTCTCTCTAGTGATGATGAAGAAGAGCGGAAAAACACCCGGGTAAAACAGACTGGAGAGTTCAAAGACGAGGAGGAGACGGTCACCACCAAACATATCCACATCACGCAGGCCACCGAgaccaccaccacccgctccaAGCGCACAGGGAACCCATCCAAAATAGACCTGGGCGCAGCCGCACACTACACCGGAGATAACGCAAGTCCCGAGCTCACCTCCTCCGCCAGTCATCCTGCTGTAAATAAGGTGCTCACCCCTCTGTCTATTACTGGAGATCTGTCAGCCCCTTACTGTACACCAGCAGTAGTCAACGACTGACGGCTAAGTCATAAGCCAAGGgggtcataaagtgatggcatatcctagaAATATGGGTAAGCCGTAAAAGGCAGCCCAGTGACTCTCTCAAAAAATAGGTCATGTGACTGCCATATATTGGGCCATGTTTGTTACCATTGTCTTTGTAGCCCAGTgcccaggataggggataactaggtgTGGGGGATCTAACAATCATAGAGAATGAGTGGTGTCCGGGATGCACGTGCACTGTGTACATATCACTTGTGTATCCATCATCTCATAGGTTCCTGTCAGGTCCCCACCGTTTAGCTGGTTATCCCCTGTACACAGGGCATAGCCTTTGATGGTGGAATTAACCCTTTACAGGTCTCCTTTTCAACTGTCCCGTAAATAAACGGCCAAGTGGTTTAATCGTCatgttctctttctttttcagacCGTTTCTGGTGAGAGCGGTAAGAAGGCATCGAATGATCTAGTGGATCTATTTGATTCAGAAGGCAAAGCAGGTAACACCCTTACAGAAAGGAGAAGATTGGTTCATGTGCAGCCTGCCATACACATGGGCTTGACCTGAGATCTTATGTGTATGAACAGATCTCTGCTTGACTGCAGATGCAGGACAGATTGGATTCGGCATTCCTGCCGTAGAATATTCTCCTCTCCCCAAGCATGTGTGTTTATGGTGGAGTCTGGTCCTATAGCGGTTGGCCAATGTCTATGACTTGTACATGTTTAAacgggttgtccaggcttacaaaaacatgttcgctttctttcagaaacagcacagcTCCTGTCCTGCTCCTGTACCTCAGTGAATGGAGTTGTAATagtacacacaacctgagggcaggggggcgctgtgattttcaagaaagtagctgtgtgtgTCTAATAAACGAGTGTTGAACAGGTCAGAACCATGAGTTTGGCTGACAAATGAGTGCTTGGAATTCTGTCAGCTGGGCATAATACAGATAGTttagccatgtaatatggccctaagccaGCTCTACATTAAGGCTAGATAAAACCTAACATGTCAGTCTCTTCTCTTCCCCCAACATCAGGGTTGAGTCCATAGGCCCCATACACACTAGTAAGTTTGTCTTTGGATGACTTCtctgtaatgtgtatggagccTTAAGATCTCACCAGGACCATGTGACTTTAAGAACAATGAGCAGGCTTGGTTCACTCTTCCTTTGTGGTCCTCTCCGCCTCGCTCATTGTTCTTCTGTTTCCAAAGATGATGAAGCTTATTTGCGTACATCCTATTTCTTTTTGTGCCCCCGATATTCGGCCTCCCAGCAATTTCCCAAGCAGAACACTTTTTATGTTCTGTCCTGTTGGTCGTGCCAGATGGTTAGAATTTGTTGTAGAGTTGTGGCAGCACGGGCATCGTGCCAGGCATCAAAAATGGTCTTTAGGGATCTTTGAGTGCCGGGCAGATGTTATGGCACCACCTGCCTTGGCAGCTGTGCTGAGAGGACGGTCACAGAGTAGACATGACTGTCAAGAACGGACCCAGGCAGTGCTGTATGTTACGTGAGAAGAAGGTGGGTGGATTCTGCCGGCTTATGTTATCCATACTCCGAATACAATAGAAAAACGATGTTTAGTAAAAGAGCAAAGACTATGATGTGGacaaaccctaaaaaaaaaaatattctgttaTTTGCATTTTAAAAATTTGTGGCATAAATAGTTGCTCAGTGGGGGTCTGGCCTCTGGGACCTCCACAGATTCTGTTGTCCCTCTGAATGACCCTTACGTTTTGGCAGTCTGCCCAAGCCACATAggtctttaaagaggttatccagtaaTGCAAAACTATAGCTATATGGTTGCAAGTATGTAAAataacaataaagaagctatacttacctctccacgctcctccaGTGTCATCCTACGGGTCTGTCCCGtcgtggccagtaattggctgagtgggctgtcatccCCAAAACGGGTAGTTTTGGGGGAGCGATACTGGAGACCCGTAGGACGATGCCACGGaacacagagaggtaagtattgcttctttgtttttttacatacttGTTTTGcatacctggataacccctttcatttaGCGCTTTATTCCAAGGGCAGTGCACCTCCATTCTCTGGATCTGCTAGTTTTGATCTTGGAAGAATCTGAACAGATGGCTATGAAGCAGTCAGCTGAATGCTATCCTATGTGTTTGGCCAGATTTAGCGATACAGTTTTACCTAAATCCCTATAATTAGTTGCACATATGGTTACTACTTTTATGTTTTCCGTGCAGGCTCCAAAGCAGATCCATTTGGTGGTTTTGCAGATTTCAATTCATCCGCCGCTCAGTCTTCCAGCTTCCCCGCACCACAAGGTATTCTTCTGCACACTTGTAGCCACGGCTTATTTCCTAACAAAACAAAAGGATCGGGCAGATTTGAATTGTATACAGTTCTTTTCCTATAATTGTATTGATCCTGCGTTAAAGCCTGCATTataatccagagctgcaatcacaacTCTGCTACTATaggatgagcgaatctcgagcacgtTGGGGTCCGTCTGAACCTGAACGTGCggaatttgattaccgatggctgcacAAGTTGAATGCCGCTCTAGAGAGTCCAGAAAAACTTAAAACagcaataggctgtatctatgttttccaggcagctctagggctgcatccaacttgctCAACTACGgttatcaaatgccgcacgctctgGTTTAGACAGACCACAACgtgctcgagatttgctcatctctaatcaaaactaACGTAAGATATAAATAAATTTCCTTCATCAGATGACTAGAAAGACAAATCGCCAGATAAAGTTGTGATGCGAGGAACATTTGGCAGTTTCAGCTGAATTGcgaatgcagctctggactatAACTCTGTGTGACGTGACTCCATGTTTTATGTAGCTTCTTCCTCTTTGTTAGCAATAGTCAGTGAGGTTCAGAGATGGACAATCGCTCCGCACTGGgtaaatgtttattatgttgaTTTTTCAGGCTCAACACCAACTGGAAATGGAGATTTTGGAGACTGGGGCGCCTTCAGCCAGCCGCCACCAGCCCCAGCCCCATCAGTACCGTCAACCAATATGTTTGCAGTCGCACAACAGAGCACTGACCTATTTGCTGCTTCTCATCCGCaacccacccctgctgcctccaaCACAACAGACCTCTTTGACCTCATGGGGCCCACACACGCCACCATGAGCACGTCCCACAGCATGAACCTGTCCATGATGAGCTCTAGTACTGTGGGAGTGACGCTTCCTATGTCAAGATCTCAGGTAGGGGGAAAAAATGGTGTGTACCAGGCAATAAATTATAGATGTTACTGGCGCTATGTGAGAATGTAATGTATTGTTTCTCAGCCCCTTCAGAAGCAAAACACATTGCCCGCACATGGAACGGACATGAAGGTTCAAGGCAAAACCCTTCCATCCACCTGGTCTGACCCCAGCGTCAACATCTCCCTGGACAGTCTCATGCCAGGCATGCagcagtgtaaaccatcccagcCCTCCTTAAACGCCATGATTCAGCAACAGAGTAAGTGCCTCCTTTTCAGGAACTATAGTGGAATCCCGGGAGACCTCTATTTAAAGGGGTCTCCACATAAACGTGACAAGTGTTTTTCACAtacaaaccctttaaagtgtcgctgtcgttttgcaaaacttttaacatgtcatagagacatgtcaaaagttttgatcggtccgggtctgagtgttcaaacccatatcaatcgggagatagagcggggagaggacggtgctgcagcacgtcctctccctgctctgttacTTATAAGGGAATGAGGGAGCTTACACTAATACAAAAAACAAGgggtgcaggttttttttttttcctctctccgctctgtgtcagcataatcagtcgggctccattataatccttaccgatcatgtgacacagagccgcaAAAGGACTGTGCTTAGCGCGGTCTTCACCCgcctctatctcccgatcggttatctccctgtgtaatagcaaATGTGGTTAACCCCTAGATGCACCAGACGTTACTGAAAGTCTTGGtgccactaggggagttcagaggggggtcgcacggcgaccccgctctaaatTACCATGGTCCccggtgctatatgcagcctgggaccgcggctattagcggacacggtccgatcgccgtgcccactaattaagtatttagatgcagctgcatCCAAATGCTTGCTGTCTGCCTTCCCTGTTGGTCAAGTGGTGCAATCGACTCCCCCCATGCGACGGGATCACGGAGGGGCAATTCCCGCATCCTCacccggccagggtctgcgccgtaatggcgctaatcCTGGCTCTGCACACtcttgcttttggctgcagcagccaaaagcaatagagtgcctatctcattgatctatgcggtATATCtacactgcatagatctcaatgagagatcagagcagtcatactagaagtcccccagggggaataacattAAGGagcatgtataacaagtcagttttaccgtagggtaaaaacaaaacccccccaaataaaaaattgcGTCTGCcagtgcaaagtacaattattggcgcaaaaaataagggctcatctgggtctctaggtggaaaaaaatgaaagcgcaaaaatgaaaactggcagtgtcccctaagggttaagcctTGTTTTAATCTATGGgatctgcgatttttttacacagtacattggcccatgtaatagagctCTTACTCCCCTTTCTCCCATGTGTATGGGAATAATAATGGTCAGCTGACCATACTATAGTGTATGtccgacttaaaggggtagtgcggcggtaaagaattattcacagaataacacacattacacagttatacaactttgtaatgtatgttatgtctgtgaatggccccttccccgtgtcccaccacccccacccgtatacccggaagtgttggtgcattatacattacctgattcgtgtcgcgcatgtcctccatcttgtgccaaacgtcatcttcggccggacggccaaatccctgccgccgcccccctctgccgcgtcataactgtgctcagccgcgattggctgagcacagttatgctcagccaatcgcggctgagcatcggatgacgctgcagagggcggccggcatttggGACAGtgggagctgttcgccgtccgtccgaagaagacgtcactgactgaagatcggagacgggggtcggcacgtgacaggtatgtatagcgcactacacttccgggtacacgggtgggggtggtgggacacggggaagggggccattcacagacataacatacattacaaagttgtataattatgtaatgtgtgttattctgtgaataattatttaccaccgcactacccctttaagaacaagcaTTTTGATGACTATCACTTCTTCTTCCACAGACATACAGCAGCCCATGGGGATGATGCCACAGAGCTTTGCAAATATGAACATCAGTGGAACCCCAGGCATGATGCCCATCCGACCTCAGACCAGCCCCATAATGCCTGGTCCCATGCCAGGAGCCATGGGTATCCCTAACATGATGACTGGCACTATGGGCATGTCAGGAATCCCTCCAATGATGAACCAGGGGATGATGGGCATGCCCCCCACCATGGGAATGCCTATGGGAGTAATGCCACCCAAACAAGATGCCTTTGCAAACTTTGCCAACTTCAGCAAATAAAAAGCTTTATCCGGCCGATCCCCGCAGAGCTGGCATATTGAAGGATTTTCAACTGCACACATGTGAACGAACGAGAGGGGAGGGAGCGACCTGGAGGACCGGACAGATCCTGATCCTCCACGAAATCGATATCttttataaatgaataaaaatgaaCTTCCAGCCGAGCTGTTTGTAgaggggagactgggagagacCCCGCTCTGTAAGAGCTCTATTGCCTTTCTGTACCAGGCGACAGGTTTAAGCGGGTACACAGTGTCTGCTATCAGGGTACGTGACAGGGCGCCTTTAAGtctcgtttttgtttttttttgttttgtttttccctccctgcctcccccccgctCTTTCTCGTTTTAGGTTTCTGAATGACCCGGATGTGATCTGATAGACACAACACGTAACTTTCACATTCCTAACCTCATGAACAGTATCGGCTCCTCCGCTCATTTGGgacggattttttttttctttgtaatgtaatatatataagaAATGATCTATTTTTCTCCAAAGTGACTTAGGTTCAGTTATCGCTGCTTCTCAGCATGCACGTCCTGCAGTGTAGACTCCTAAGCTGGGGGATGGCACCATAGGGTAGACAGCCCCGCCACACCCTATGCATGTAGAGATGCTCAGAGACCCTGCACGCATTTGCATTGCACCCTACCTTAGGCGCATGGTTGCTCAacctgtggtcctccagctgctgcagagcttgctgggagttgtagttttgcagcagttggaaaGTCACAGGTTCTGAAACACTAGTTCAAACTAAAAATGACCCCCTGCTTTTTCTTTGGCATCAGTCACATCGCTTGCACCACTCCGTCATTGATACCCCTGGCAGCCGAACCAAACCGCAGCGTTACAAACCAGTCCGCCCTTAGCTATATAGCCGTAACTATACGTTTTAAGATCCCTGCTTGCTGTTGAAGAATGGAAACAACCAGCGCTGCTCTGATACATTTAAGCTATGCAGTTTTTTGAGTGGTGCACGATCAGAGGGagttttccattcactgacagcaagcttgGATCTTAAACCTTGGAGGAATGTAAAGTATATTGGAACGGTGCAGATTTATctggtataaaaaaaacaacaacacaacatTCTTAGTAAATACTGTAGATCTGGGTTGCCCTCCCCTCATCTGTTAGTGACAAGAGAGGCAACCAAATAGCATATCAATGCGTTACACAGACATCAGTCATTGGTGTAATACCGCAGTtctccagtggtggcgctgcagggaaacaacACTTGCTTATAGCCCTTCTGTCAAAAGGAAATAAGcagacattttttaaagattagaaataaactaaacatGGCTGCTCTTTCCAGCCATGTgggcaggtgtggcgctgtttccggAAACCAGCCACCATGTTTTTCTCCTCTGTACATCAGATCTCACAGTTCACTACACGCCGCCTTGTCTACTATGTGGGAATCATAGGGCAGCGTTCCCCGATCCCGTACAGACTCCTCCTCTACGAAAACCCTTGATTTTAGATTTTATATAATTTTCCTGCTTCTCTTCCCCTGTACATAAGGCAGCGGACGGTGTTGGGAATCAGTTATGGAATAAATACAGATCTATATTATTACCTAAGGTGAGCTGTAGCCGCCTTTTCAGATTTATTGGCTtgaaataaatatgtataaaaaaaactaataaaatctgatttttttttttttttttacggttttcTTTTCCTTGTGGAATCGGTTCCTGATTTTTATTGGCGGGGACGGCCCCTTGTGTTTTATAAAGGCATTGATCACTTACCTGTCTCGATAGCAGTCCAGATGTTTTCCACCATTAAACCTTCTGACCCCGGGCTTTTTACCTGCCTGCTTCATTCCTTCCGCCGTTTCGCACCAGCATTCACACAGAGAGGAAATAATTACAATTTGGGCAAAGTAATTTTCATCAATAATTTAGGATTGTTTAATGACATCTCCTCGTGCTGACG from Dendropsophus ebraccatus isolate aDenEbr1 chromosome 1, aDenEbr1.pat, whole genome shotgun sequence includes these protein-coding regions:
- the CLINT1 gene encoding clathrin interactor 1, translated to MLNMWKVRELVDKATNVVMNYSEIESKVREATNDDPWGPSGQLMGEIAKATFMYEQFPELMNMLWTRMLKDNKKNWRRVYKSLLLLAYLIRNGSERVVTSAREHIYDLRSLENYHFVDENGKDQGINIRQKVKEMVEFVQDDDRLREERKKAKKNKDKYIGVSSESAGGFRYGDRYDSEPRSKWDEEWDKSKTGFPFSDKLGEISDKIGSTIDDTINKFRRKDREDSPERGSDDEEERKNTRVKQTGEFKDEEETVTTKHIHITQATETTTTRSKRTGNPSKIDLGAAAHYTGDNASPELTSSASHPAVNKTVSGESGKKASNDLVDLFDSEGKAGSKADPFGGFADFNSSAAQSSSFPAPQGSTPTGNGDFGDWGAFSQPPPAPAPSVPSTNMFAVAQQSTDLFAASHPQPTPAASNTTDLFDLMGPTHATMSTSHSMNLSMMSSSTVGVTLPMSRSQPLQKQNTLPAHGTDMKVQGKTLPSTWSDPSVNISLDSLMPGMQQCKPSQPSLNAMIQQQNIQQPMGMMPQSFANMNISGTPGMMPIRPQTSPIMPGPMPGAMGIPNMMTGTMGMSGIPPMMNQGMMGMPPTMGMPMGVMPPKQDAFANFANFSK